The window GTAGCTATACCTCTCCAGTGTGGTCCTCTCCACCATGTCGCCCATGCAGATGGAACATGAGGTGTAGTCGTCTGCCTCACTGTGGGATTGGTTATGAGAGGAGGCCATCATACTGCAGCTGACCTCCATGTTGTCCTTCTTCCTCTGTCCGGATTCGTTGTGGGACGTGGAGTTGGAGAGGACCACACAGGCCTCTTCCTCCGCAGGCTTCTTATATCTCTGTTGCTGCCTCTGAGAGCGTCTGGGCTGGGGAGGCTGAGGTGGTAGCAggctcccctctccatccccctccaggaCCCCCACCCCAACGCAGGGCAGCAGGGACCTCTTCCGTTTAGGACCCCCATCCTGTTTGCTCATCTCTTTGCGGGCGCAGCGGCATAAGTCTATGAAGGCCTTGCGGGTCTCGTTGGAGATGGGTCCTTCCTCCATCATCCCGGGTCCTCCCCCAGAACGGGATCCCTCTATGGGGCGTAGCCGCACTGCGCAGCAGCCTCCCCGCTCACCTCGGCGGATGATGCCGGCACTCAAGCCCTGCTTGTCCTGAAAGTCTATGAGCCAGGGCTGGCCGGCGGCAGCCAGGTAGTCCCACACCGCCTGGGACACCAGCACCTCGTCACTACCCTGCCCCCCGCGCACACTCATCTCATCCGATGAAACTGCATAGGGAAATACGAGAGAAACCATTAGACACATATTCAAGCCTAACATAAACGGAAAATGTCATGCTAAACTTACTGCACTGGAGGAAAATGTACAGGAAACACACAATAGAGAGACTAACATTTCAAATAATGCAGTGAACGTAATTGTTAACATTTGCATGATAAACAATGTTAGAGAATCCCCTGGCGAGTGTGTTGTGGGACTAAGTTCCAGCAAGCAGTGTTGCCATGTTCACTGCAAATTGTCCTACTTTGAAAACAATGTCGAGGGTGAAAATGTATTGTTCGCGGGTTTTTGGGCTAAATTGCACCTCGGCACCACGGCATTTctcttaaaaataaatacatacattttatatttgatttTCTTCAAACtaaccatcctttgccttgacagaTTTTTGCAcactaggcattctctcaaccagcttcacctggaatacttttccaacagtgttgaagtacttcccacatatgctgagcacttttttcgctgcttttccgtcactctgcggtccaactcatcccaaaccatctcaattgggttgaggtcaggtgactgaaggccaggtcatcggaCACAGCACTATCACTCtcctggaggtatgttgggtaattgtcctgatgaaaaacaaatgacagtcccactaagcccaaaccagatgggatggcgtgtcgctgcagaatgctgtgatagtcATGCTGGTTAATTTTACCTTGAATTatcggtgggaaccacacatgcagagatcatctgttcacctactctgcgtctcacaaagacaacagttggaaccaaaaatctacatttggacttatcagaccaaaggacagatttccacctgtctaatgttcattgcacatgtttcttggcccaagcaagtctcttcttattgcagtccctccaggattctgCGATAGTGCAATCGCATAATTCAATGCAAAAATCAACCAATCAGTGCATATTATGCAAGAGCTCACAATTTTGACCAATCCCCGCACTTTTAGAGCATAAAAGGGTCCAATCAAAAGCGGGTTAGTAATTTTGACCAATTACTGCATGGTTACCGTGGAAAAAGGCCCAATTCAACCACAAGTTTTTTCCCCCTGGCCTGTCAGTGTGCGAAGAAGATGGGTGATTGTTGATGGCTGACAGGCAGTACAACGACCAGAAATCAATCTCATTTGCCAACAAAAATAACAGTTAAAGACCAATTTCCAAATGTTTTACATGGAAGTGGGGGGAAATTGTATTGCATTCCGTGCAACGTTGTGCTGAAACACAAGAGAAAGTCGACAATCAACAGTCACTTGGAATCAGCAAAGCGTATGGAAATGTCAGAACAGTTCCCACAGCAGCGGCAGATCACCATGACTGACGTGGTAGCAGGGAAGACTGCGGCAAGCACTGAAAGAATCAAGGTGAGTGGCGTTTTACTCAAACATTTACTCCGctgaccttggctttagtagggtggtcggcactctgctctccccagtctaaccttggctttagtagggtggtcggctctctgttctccacagtctaaccttggctttagtagggtggtcggcactctgctctccccagtctaaccttggctttagtagggtggtcggcactctgctctccccagtctaaccttggctttagtagggtggtcggcactctgctctccccagtctaaccttggctatagtagggtggtcggcactctgctctccccagtctaaccttggctttagtagggtggtcggcactctgctctccccagtctaaccttggctatagtagggtggtcggcactctgagAGCACGGCTCAAAGCACTGAGTGCAATTTGTCAGCTTTTCCATTTAAAACTCTGTAAAAATTAATACGGATCACGAAAACacaatctttcagtttttattttattttttagaaatggTAATATTGTTTAAAAAGTACCTGGTAGCCATCCCTGGATACCACCACCTACAGGAACAGTACTTGGGAGAGGTCTACCTGAAGGTGAAGGAAGAACTCAAGCAACATTTAGCAGGGAAGCCAGTGACAGTCATCATTGATGAAACTCCAGATGTTGAACATCGTCATCGCACCACTTGAAAAGGATACCTCGGGATAATTGTTGCCTACCTCGCAGAGACAGTGTTTCTGGAGCAGTGCAACCATTCAACAGTTTCCATGGCGGTGGGGAAATGTCTACAAGACTACAATATCTCCAATGAGGACGTCATGGTCTTTGACACAGACAATGCTGCGTGCATGAAGAAACCCTACAAAGCTGCACTGCAGTCATTGTTCCCCTACTCTCTGCACATAACACGCTTGGCTCACAACATTAATCTGATAGGGAGTGCTTTCTGCAAAGCTTTTGATCAGCTGAACGCATTCATGCTAAGTTCACATATGTTCTCAGCAGTGCAGTTTGGCCTCTACAGTGGGCTCATAGAGATGGAAATACAGGTATGATTTAAATCTACATACCTTCTACATTTGCTTAACTCATTGTCATTTATATCATTGTAATTATGCAGAAAAAGGTGACCTACATTTTTTGTAAGCCGCGATGTCATTTCACATGGAGTAATATTTCTTATGTTCCTCTTTTTTATTCCTTGTCATTCACAGGTGTGTGGCCGAGGTGCCCCAACAGTCTGTAGAGAAACGCCATGAGATGCTACAAAACCAAGAGCTGGTTCAGTCGCTGCAGATTCAACTGAACATCATGATCGACAAGTATAAAGTAATCCTGCAGCTTCAACATCTTTCAGAGCAGACATCCCTTGAAAACAAAGATCTTTCACTATTTAGAGGACTTGCAGATGTACATTGTGGCCAACAAATAACTACAGTTATGAGGCTTGTTCACACTACTTTGATGCAGTTGATGACTTGCCCTTTGCTGTTGAGGCATACAGCAATGCAGAGGACAAAACGACGAAGTACATGTCAGATGGTCAGCCTGCCATGGAGTTCCCCCAAGAAGTTAGGGTGTTTGATCCACGCCACATTGTGTTTATGGATGACAGTGCCCAGCTACAAGGCTATTCCAGGCTTCAGTAAGGTACTGAGAGATGAACTGGGTGCCTACTTGACCAATGAAGGACCAGCAGCACTGAGAGCCACAGTGAGTTGCGTGGTGGATTTGGATATCTTCTGGGATGCACTTCAAGAGAGACTTCCTGTGCTGAGCACCCTGGCCAAATGCTACAAGGATGCAGTCTCAAACTCAGCTGATGCTGAGCGAAGCAACAGTATCTACAAGCTTGAGTTGTCCAGCCGTAGGCAATCAACCTCTTAACAACAACCTACGAGCTTTGGGTCTTCATGTACCACAACTAATGACTCCGCAGTGGAGCAATTGATATGGAGGAGGATAGGGAGGATGAAATGAATGATTACATTGAGATATAGGCCTAGATGAGCTTGGCCCTTGGTCATCCCTCACCTCTCGTTATGTTCAGAAAAAGAAACAGCCCAAAATACCACTTTGTCTCTAATTATTTTCACGGAAGATGAACTTGAGATATGTCTTAATTTCAGATTGGACCCTAGGTGTTTCTTTTATCCTAGTTTATGATTTTTTTAGTACCTCCAGATTATCGGGGCAATCCCCCATAAGACATATTAAATCTCAAGTTCATGTCAAATTCAAGTTTTATGTTGGAACTCTAAGCTAGCTTCCACCCCTTTTTCCCTTCAGAAAAATAGCTGTTTCTCAGTATTTTGGGGCACAGAAATCACAAAACAATGTCAtgaaatcctggagggactgttagtgtcctttagtagtggtttctttgcagtaattcaataatgtgggaactccttcaacactGGAAAAGcactccaggtgaagctggttgagagaatgccaatagggtgcaaagctgacatcaagggtggctactttgaagaatctaaaatatattttgatttgtttcacacttttttggttactacatgattccatgtgttatttcatagttttgatgtctttactattattctacaatttttggggttgaaaatagtaaaaataaaggaaaaaccttgaatgagtaggtgtgtccaaacttttgactggtactgtatgtatgtggatatatatttatttcactgtgacctgctgctgaCTACAAGGCAGTGAGCAGACTGAGTGAGTGGTGGAGAGCCAAAAGGATGTGTTGAGAGCGTGCTGCAGCAGGGGCAgctgagtcagagacagagcagcatgcacacacataatGACAACTTTCAGTTATTATGGAGACACTCTTTTTCCATAAAACATATTAAACGCGACATAACTGATATAATGGTGACAAAGCATTGGAAAAGGACTTCAGGCGCACTAGAGCTCTATAGATAAATTCGCTCAGAGGTGGTTTAATGTAAACTGCATTCTAATGTTGACTTTTCTTATGGATAACCACATCAAGCGAAGGGTTTTACTCATGCTCACTTCTAGGGTCTGGAGTTTTACTCATGCTCAGTTCTAGGGTCTGGAGCACTGGGAGGGGGAAATGTGAAATGGAAGTTATGGAACTCCCTCATGTGCTTGTGTTATGGGGGATAAAGGTCCACAATGAAACATTACATTAAAATGTGGAGAATGATGGGCTACATCTGCATCTGTTGGCCATCAAGTAGGCTATTCATTTCTACATGTCATTGCAGGTTACTGTTGCCTACCATTTGATacaataaatatgttgaaatTACTATCACTGGAGTCATTGCAAATGAATTTGTGCCACTTGTGTAGCTGGCAAACAGATTTAATAAATAGCCTGTAACTCAGTTTGTTGTTGCAGCCTTGTGTTATTATGCATTTATTCATGGACATATTTTGTTATTTGGTCACAGCAAATGTATCATTCTTCACATTGTGGATTTTTCCCTTCTTCACATTGTGGATTTTTCCCTGAAATTAGATGTTGGCATGTTGGCCTATCAGGGGCTATAGGCCACCTGCATCTAGCTCAGTAAACCATGGCAAAGTTGAATTGGAATTATTAACCCAGATTTTAGTCAGAAGCCTGTGTATTGAAATAAGTCAATCTCACAAACATGCCATTTATAATGGTTTCTGGTCTCAAAATCTGGCACAATTGCCAGAAAATAAACTAACATTCGCTTTTTGAAGTGCTTCTTGCACAGAGATTGAGATCCTCTGTCCAAGTTGCATCACTCGAACATGCGCAAACATGCGCAAACAggatttatttacaattataaactgggtggtttgagccctgaatgctgattggttgaaagccatggtatatcagatgTGTACCACGGAAAAGACAAAACTGtactttttactgttctaattatgttggataacagtttataatagcaataaggcacctcaggggtttgtgatatatggccaatataccacagctgagGGCCATGTTCCTTAGACGTGGTATATTGGTCCTactgtataccacacctcctgTGGCGTTATGGCTTAATCATAGCAGTCAAAACAAGTAAAATCGACATCCATTGAtggaatgtttttatttaaactaggcaagtcagttaagaacaaattcttatttacaatgacggcctaccctggccaaacacgGACGACTTTgggccaatgggactcccaatcacggccggttgtgatacagcctggaatcgaaccatggtctgtagtgacacctctagcactgagatgcagtgccttagattgctgcgccactcaggagagtTTAATAAGGGTGATTTATCTTCACACTTGCAACATTTTTAAACTCGCAATAATTATTATTTATGGCAAACCTAATTTTGCTTCTTAGCCTACGTCATTAAAAATTACGTCGATACTCCTTCTTAATTCACTCGATAACATTATGGAAAAAAAGGTTTACTGGATAAATGTGGGTTTTTAGCAGTCATCGGGCTAAGAATTTTAGCTAGACCTGGCAACCCTGCCAGCATGttgtttacactgagtgtacaaaacattaggaacatgctctttccatgacagactgaccaggttaaAACgattgtcacctgttaaatccatttcaatcattgtagatgaaggggaggagacatgttctAGAAAGATTGTTAAGCCTttagacaattaagacatggattgtgtatgtgtgttattcagagggtgaatgggcagctCGGCTTTTCACGGTCAACAGTtcgtatcaaaaatggtccagcacctgtggaacgctttcgagaCCTTGTAGAGTCCTTGCTCGGACAAatagaggctgttctgagggcaaaagttgTCCCTAATGGAAGATGCTCATAGTTAACCCTGTACTGCTCAGACAGGACCGCTGCACGCTCCTGCAAGGGCATACATACATGGCTCTGAGCCTGACAGTGCATGGAATGTGTGTACacgaagttgtagttgttgtttaaCTTGGCTttgtttggtctgatgaaacaaaaatacaactgtttggccataatgaacatcgtcatgtttggaggaaaaacggggaggcttgcaagctgaagaacaccatcccaaccgtgaagtacaggggtggcagcatcatgttgtgggggtgctttgctgcaggagggactggtgcacttcacaaaatagatggcttcatgagggaggaaaattatgtggatatgttgaagcaacatctcaagacatcagtcaggaagttgaagctttgtgccaaatgggtcttccaaatggacaatggacccaaacatacttccaaagttgcggcaaaatgccttaaggacaacaatgtcaaggtatgggggtggccatcacaaagccctgacctcaatcctatagaaaatttgttggcagaactgaaaaagcttgtgcgagcaaggaggcctacaatcctgactcgggtacaccagctctgtcaggaggaatgggccaaaattcacccaacttattgtgggaagcttgtggaaggctacccaaaagtttgacccaagttaaacaatttaaaggcaatgctaccaaatactaattgagtgtatgtaaacctctaacccactgggaatgtgttgaaagaaat of the Oncorhynchus kisutch isolate 150728-3 linkage group LG17, Okis_V2, whole genome shotgun sequence genome contains:
- the LOC109908330 gene encoding probable E3 ubiquitin-protein ligase DTX3 isoform X2, encoding MGSQVSSDEMSVRGGQGSDEVLVSQAVWDYLAAAGQPWLIDFQDKQGLSAGIIRRGERGGCCAVRLRPIEGSRSGGGPGMMEEGPISNETRKAFIDLCRCARKEMSKQDGGPKRKRSLLPCVGVGVLEGDGEGSLLPPQPPQPRRSQRQQQRYKKPAEEEACVVLSNSTSHNESGQRKKDNMEVSCSMMASSHNQSHSEADDYTSCSICMGDMVERTTLERCGHAFCRLCLDQAFKVKRACPVCRQVYGQLIGNQPATGCMMVERDPDLELPGHEGYGCICIIYSFPPGLQAPEHPNPGVRYPGTDRVAYLPDSPEGNRVLGLLRRAFEQRLIFTIGTSMTTGMHNVITWNDIHHKTSIWGGPHCFGYPDPTYLVRVTEELREKGIAAD
- the LOC109908330 gene encoding probable E3 ubiquitin-protein ligase DTX3 isoform X1, translating into MVESANNFFSSDEMSVRGGQGSDEVLVSQAVWDYLAAAGQPWLIDFQDKQGLSAGIIRRGERGGCCAVRLRPIEGSRSGGGPGMMEEGPISNETRKAFIDLCRCARKEMSKQDGGPKRKRSLLPCVGVGVLEGDGEGSLLPPQPPQPRRSQRQQQRYKKPAEEEACVVLSNSTSHNESGQRKKDNMEVSCSMMASSHNQSHSEADDYTSCSICMGDMVERTTLERCGHAFCRLCLDQAFKVKRACPVCRQVYGQLIGNQPATGCMMVERDPDLELPGHEGYGCICIIYSFPPGLQAPEHPNPGVRYPGTDRVAYLPDSPEGNRVLGLLRRAFEQRLIFTIGTSMTTGMHNVITWNDIHHKTSIWGGPHCFGYPDPTYLVRVTEELREKGIAAD
- the LOC109908330 gene encoding probable E3 ubiquitin-protein ligase DTX3 isoform X3 → MSVRGGQGSDEVLVSQAVWDYLAAAGQPWLIDFQDKQGLSAGIIRRGERGGCCAVRLRPIEGSRSGGGPGMMEEGPISNETRKAFIDLCRCARKEMSKQDGGPKRKRSLLPCVGVGVLEGDGEGSLLPPQPPQPRRSQRQQQRYKKPAEEEACVVLSNSTSHNESGQRKKDNMEVSCSMMASSHNQSHSEADDYTSCSICMGDMVERTTLERCGHAFCRLCLDQAFKVKRACPVCRQVYGQLIGNQPATGCMMVERDPDLELPGHEGYGCICIIYSFPPGLQAPEHPNPGVRYPGTDRVAYLPDSPEGNRVLGLLRRAFEQRLIFTIGTSMTTGMHNVITWNDIHHKTSIWGGPHCFGYPDPTYLVRVTEELREKGIAAD